The following proteins come from a genomic window of Frankia casuarinae:
- a CDS encoding PPOX class F420-dependent oxidoreductase — protein MADRLPEPVRALADARTYVVLATIQPDGSPRMTVLWVDRDEDELLLSTVRGRAKERDIARDPRVGLMFLDQGDPYGYVEVRGTATLTEEGGRELIDRLSVKYTGDVYRWDDPDEVRVVVRVVADRVLTVG, from the coding sequence ATGGCTGACCGCCTTCCCGAGCCGGTGAGGGCCCTTGCCGACGCCCGGACCTACGTCGTTCTGGCGACGATCCAGCCCGACGGCTCGCCGCGGATGACCGTGCTGTGGGTGGACCGCGACGAGGACGAACTGCTGCTGTCCACGGTGCGGGGACGTGCGAAGGAACGCGACATCGCAAGGGATCCGCGGGTCGGACTGATGTTCCTCGACCAGGGCGATCCCTACGGTTACGTCGAGGTCCGCGGGACCGCGACCCTGACCGAGGAGGGCGGCCGGGAACTGATCGACCGGCTGTCGGTGAAGTACACCGGAGACGTGTACCGGTGGGATGATCCGGATGAGGTCAGGGTGGTCGTCCGGGTCGTGGCGGACCGGGTACTGACGGTCGGCTGA
- a CDS encoding PP2C family protein-serine/threonine phosphatase, with amino-acid sequence MTVDLNPHDDAPTVAYQITGSGPFELDDDLGRCPVCAAPVYADDRYCEVCGHGLEGPHPGHGDADHSEVDLGQLAGVCDRGVRHTTNEDAMGLAVVYGTLIAVVCDGVSTTPGSGQASAAAAAAAMAVLADAVRAHGPGRPVHHGTRPSRGVSRAEEMLDILEPSYADYKKPRTSPRAVVGGFSPEDAEAALHAAVDAAQATIAQLSAAEGRMAPSCTFAAAIVTPPTPDGPGMVTVGWVGDSRVYLLGPRWCERLTADDTWAAEAARAGLIPANEAETHRRAHTLTRWLGGDVEDVAPHTEMFPIEAPATVLVCSDGLWNYASRPDVMAALVNQLPPHCEAIDVARHLVDFAINSGGHDNITVVAARVED; translated from the coding sequence ATGACGGTGGACCTCAACCCGCATGACGACGCCCCCACGGTCGCCTACCAGATCACCGGGAGCGGGCCGTTCGAACTCGACGACGACCTGGGTCGCTGCCCGGTGTGCGCGGCACCGGTGTATGCCGACGACCGGTACTGCGAGGTCTGTGGTCACGGGCTGGAGGGTCCGCACCCCGGCCACGGCGACGCCGACCACAGCGAGGTCGACCTCGGCCAGCTCGCCGGCGTGTGCGACCGCGGCGTCCGGCACACCACCAACGAGGACGCCATGGGCCTGGCCGTCGTGTACGGCACGCTGATCGCGGTGGTGTGTGACGGCGTATCGACCACTCCGGGCTCCGGGCAGGCCTCGGCCGCCGCGGCGGCCGCGGCCATGGCCGTCCTCGCGGATGCGGTGCGTGCCCACGGCCCGGGGCGCCCCGTCCACCACGGCACCCGCCCGTCGCGCGGCGTCAGCCGGGCCGAGGAGATGCTCGACATCCTCGAACCGTCGTATGCCGACTACAAGAAGCCGCGAACATCGCCCCGCGCGGTTGTCGGCGGGTTCTCCCCGGAGGACGCCGAGGCCGCGCTGCACGCCGCCGTCGACGCGGCCCAGGCGACCATCGCCCAACTCAGCGCGGCCGAGGGGCGGATGGCGCCGTCGTGCACGTTCGCCGCGGCCATCGTCACCCCGCCGACCCCGGACGGGCCGGGCATGGTCACAGTCGGCTGGGTCGGCGACAGCCGGGTCTACCTGCTCGGTCCGCGCTGGTGCGAGCGGCTGACCGCCGACGACACCTGGGCGGCCGAGGCCGCGCGCGCGGGGCTCATCCCGGCCAACGAGGCCGAGACGCACCGGCGGGCGCACACCCTCACCCGCTGGCTGGGCGGCGACGTCGAGGACGTCGCGCCGCACACCGAGATGTTCCCGATCGAGGCGCCGGCCACGGTACTGGTTTGCAGCGACGGGCTGTGGAACTACGCGTCCCGGCCAGACGTGATGGCCGCGCTCGTCAACCAGCTCCCACCCCACTGCGAGGCCATCGACGTCGCCCGCCACCTCGTCGACTTCGCCATCAACTCCGGGGGACACGACAACATCACGGTGGTGGCCGCCCGGGTGGAGGACTGA
- a CDS encoding FHA domain-containing protein, translating into MSGQERYEYRPEDGGRAPYGADAPGRSADGNRRRGPAEQTGPDADGPDGYDPLGIRRSPADLPGVTDPPRGGDPRGGDAYGGYGRDGYPDQSRGGRGYQEDPYGPPGGYDRAPYPRGRDERPAPDDRIDHGRDPYGRDWGTPENRGGYPVGRDSREERVPGGYPDLDPRDDPRDPYDRDPYSRGHDDRADRGGYPTGRDSREERVPGGYPDLDPRDPRDPYDRDPYSRGHDDRADRGGYPTGRDSRTPGGYPDPRGDLDRESDTHRRSRRDAEYGYGADPLGMDASAPPAPAGDRVTQSRGGNPRHTTDPRHTTDPRHARPGADPRLSDPRLSDPRLSDPRLGDPRLGDPRLGDPRLGDPELGGTRGGHVDPRDAVLDDPRAGAGRGAGWDRDRASAGSTVWEAIVEAEREYYDSGDDHRVPFPTFYPRRVFALAGSQMLVGRRSESRGIHPDIDLSGAPEDPGISRSHALFELLPDGGYAVRDPGSTNGTRLNDEPDPIEPGQPVPLRDGDRVYLGAWTRITLRAR; encoded by the coding sequence ATGAGTGGTCAGGAGAGGTACGAATACCGTCCGGAGGACGGCGGGCGAGCTCCCTACGGAGCAGATGCCCCCGGCCGCTCGGCTGACGGGAACCGCCGGCGTGGGCCAGCCGAGCAGACCGGCCCGGATGCGGACGGTCCAGATGGCTACGACCCGTTGGGCATCCGCCGTTCGCCAGCCGACCTGCCCGGGGTGACGGACCCGCCGCGCGGCGGCGACCCGCGCGGCGGCGACGCGTATGGCGGGTATGGCCGCGACGGCTACCCCGACCAGTCCCGGGGGGGCCGCGGTTATCAGGAGGACCCCTACGGCCCGCCCGGTGGCTATGATCGTGCCCCCTACCCACGCGGGCGTGACGAGCGGCCGGCCCCCGACGACCGGATCGACCACGGGCGCGATCCCTACGGCCGGGACTGGGGCACGCCGGAGAACCGTGGCGGTTACCCCGTCGGCCGCGACAGCCGCGAGGAGCGCGTCCCGGGCGGCTACCCCGACCTCGATCCCCGCGATGATCCCCGCGATCCCTACGACCGCGACCCCTACAGCCGCGGCCATGACGACCGGGCCGACCGCGGCGGCTACCCCACCGGCCGCGACAGCCGCGAGGAGCGCGTCCCGGGCGGCTACCCCGACCTCGATCCCCGCGATCCCCGCGATCCCTACGACCGCGACCCCTACAGCCGCGGCCATGACGACCGGGCCGACCGCGGCGGCTACCCCACCGGCCGCGACAGCCGGACGCCGGGTGGATATCCGGATCCGCGGGGCGACCTTGATCGCGAGTCGGACACGCACCGCCGGAGCCGGCGCGACGCCGAGTACGGCTACGGTGCGGACCCGCTGGGCATGGACGCCTCCGCCCCGCCCGCGCCAGCCGGCGACCGGGTCACCCAGAGCCGGGGCGGCAACCCGCGGCACACAACCGACCCGCGGCACACGACCGACCCGCGGCACGCTCGGCCCGGCGCCGACCCGCGGCTGAGTGATCCGCGACTGAGTGATCCGCGGCTGAGTGATCCGCGGCTGGGCGATCCGCGACTGGGCGATCCGCGACTGGGCGATCCGCGACTGGGCGATCCGGAACTCGGCGGCACCCGCGGCGGCCACGTCGACCCCCGTGACGCGGTCCTCGACGACCCGCGGGCCGGCGCCGGGCGTGGTGCCGGATGGGACCGGGACCGCGCGTCGGCGGGCAGCACCGTCTGGGAGGCCATCGTCGAGGCGGAGCGCGAGTACTACGACAGCGGCGACGACCACCGGGTCCCGTTCCCGACCTTCTACCCTCGTCGGGTCTTCGCCCTGGCCGGCTCTCAGATGCTCGTGGGACGGCGCAGCGAGTCCCGTGGCATCCATCCCGACATCGACCTGTCCGGAGCGCCGGAGGACCCAGGGATCTCCCGCAGCCACGCCCTGTTCGAACTGCTGCCCGACGGCGGTTACGCGGTCCGCGACCCGGGCTCCACCAACGGCACCCGACTGAACGACGAACCGGACCCCATCGAGCCCGGCCAGCCCGTTCCGCTTCGTGACGGGGACCGGGTCTACCTGGGCGCCTGGACGCGCATCACATTGCGCGCCCGCTGA
- a CDS encoding cysteine--tRNA ligase, with the protein MGLHLYDTRRRRVRPFEPLRPGHVGVYVCGPTVQAAPHVGHIRTALPFDLLRRWLVQSGRSVTFVQNVTDIDDKIIINADRDGTSVWELATRQTRAFDDAYRTLGILPPTIQPRATGHIPEMIALVSALVEGGYAYASGGSVWFRVGAFADYGALSHQRPDAMQPSVEAEPGKADPRDFALWKAARPGEPFWSSPWGDGRPGWHLECSAMAGKYLGPVFDIHGGGLDLVFPHHENERAQTVCAATARPASNAASADSPGPGGGEPGGGEPSSGEMARYWMHVGLLTTGGTKMSKSLGNSVLVADALDAVRPQVLRYHLLSAHYRSTLEYSAEALAESTAAHDRVETFVRNALDILGGPGEAAALAADEVVSSVAGAQPTVAGARPVPVPGPGGESRLTPRRAWSDFTIAMDDDLAVGRALAALFGAVSQGNQVLSKAHSRELAGWVDVTRRMLNIFGLDPHEQWPTAGAEFRPALDGAMQVVLDLRSAARARRDYAEADAIRSRLAAAGLIVEDTPEGQRWHLA; encoded by the coding sequence ATGGGTCTCCACCTCTACGACACGCGCAGGCGGCGTGTGCGGCCATTCGAGCCGCTACGCCCCGGTCACGTGGGCGTCTACGTGTGTGGGCCCACCGTGCAGGCGGCCCCGCACGTGGGCCACATCCGCACGGCGCTGCCCTTCGACCTGCTGCGCCGGTGGCTGGTGCAGTCCGGCCGTTCGGTGACCTTCGTGCAGAACGTCACCGACATCGACGACAAAATCATCATCAACGCGGATCGGGACGGCACCTCGGTCTGGGAGCTCGCCACCCGGCAGACCCGCGCGTTCGACGACGCCTACCGCACTCTCGGGATCCTGCCCCCGACGATCCAGCCGCGCGCCACCGGTCACATCCCCGAGATGATCGCGCTGGTGTCGGCCCTCGTGGAGGGGGGCTACGCGTACGCCAGCGGCGGTTCGGTCTGGTTCCGGGTGGGTGCGTTCGCCGACTACGGAGCACTGTCCCACCAGCGACCCGACGCGATGCAACCGTCCGTGGAAGCCGAGCCCGGCAAGGCCGACCCCCGCGACTTCGCGTTGTGGAAGGCAGCCAGGCCCGGTGAACCGTTCTGGTCGTCCCCCTGGGGTGACGGCCGGCCGGGCTGGCATCTGGAATGCTCTGCGATGGCCGGAAAATACCTCGGCCCGGTCTTCGACATCCACGGCGGCGGACTCGACCTGGTTTTCCCGCACCACGAGAACGAACGGGCCCAGACGGTCTGCGCCGCCACGGCCCGCCCGGCGTCGAACGCGGCTTCGGCCGATTCGCCCGGCCCCGGTGGTGGCGAGCCCGGTGGTGGCGAGCCCAGTAGCGGCGAGATGGCGCGCTACTGGATGCACGTCGGCCTGCTGACGACCGGCGGGACGAAGATGTCGAAGTCGTTGGGAAATTCCGTCCTGGTGGCCGACGCCCTCGACGCGGTCCGTCCGCAGGTTCTGCGTTATCACCTGCTTTCCGCGCACTACCGGTCCACGCTCGAGTACAGCGCCGAGGCACTGGCGGAATCCACCGCGGCCCACGACCGGGTGGAGACCTTTGTCCGCAACGCGTTGGACATCCTCGGCGGGCCCGGGGAGGCGGCGGCACTGGCGGCCGACGAGGTCGTCTCGTCGGTGGCAGGGGCGCAGCCGACGGTGGCCGGAGCCCGGCCGGTGCCGGTTCCCGGGCCGGGTGGTGAGTCGAGGCTCACTCCGCGGCGGGCCTGGTCCGATTTCACCATCGCCATGGACGATGATCTCGCCGTCGGGCGTGCGCTGGCGGCCCTGTTCGGCGCGGTGAGTCAGGGAAACCAGGTGCTGTCGAAGGCCCACAGCCGGGAGCTGGCCGGGTGGGTGGACGTGACCCGCCGGATGCTGAACATCTTCGGTCTCGACCCGCATGAGCAGTGGCCCACCGCAGGTGCCGAGTTCAGGCCGGCGCTGGACGGCGCGATGCAGGTCGTGCTGGATCTGAGGTCCGCGGCCCGGGCCCGACGGGACTACGCGGAAGCCGACGCCATCCGGTCGAGACTGGCAGCCGCCGGCCTGATCGTGGAGGACACTCCAGAGGGCCAGCGCTGGCATCTGGCCTGA